The Aneurinibacillus migulanus genome contains the following window.
TGAGGAAGGGTATATTCCGCAGAGCGGACAATTTATGCATCCGACCAAGGATGTTAGCTATCGCAACGATTAAAAAAATCAAAATGCGGCGGGGCTGTATGCTTCGCCGCATTTTGATTTTACTGGGAAAAGCAAGCCAAAGCGGCAGTGCAGAAGCGAAAGAAAATGTGTTATTATGAGAACTAGACATTATTTATGCCGGTAAATCGGCAGTATGGAGCAAGGAAGGGAACACATGCTATGAGCAATGAATTTCGTGTATGCGATGAATGCAAAATGATTAACATAAAAACGCTGGTACCCCGGCTAAAAGAAATCGATGCGACGGCCCATATGGAACTCGGCTGCCAGTCTTACTGTGGCATTGGCTTCAAGAAGCACTTTGCAGTAGTGAATGGTCGCTATCTTACCGCGCTGACAGAAGATCAATTAGTTGAGAAGGTAAAGAAGCATCTTACAAGGTAAACGGGGACGAAGAGGAGGACGCTGTATGTTTGATGCCGCTCTCGATCAATTAGATACAGGGATCTTAATTATTGATAC
Protein-coding sequences here:
- a CDS encoding DUF1450 domain-containing protein; its protein translation is MSNEFRVCDECKMINIKTLVPRLKEIDATAHMELGCQSYCGIGFKKHFAVVNGRYLTALTEDQLVEKVKKHLTR